A genomic segment from Deltaproteobacteria bacterium encodes:
- a CDS encoding DUF3261 domain-containing protein: protein MRPSRALLRVTCLLYLTVQLGCVGSQPRLQMPERFQLGVYQIISFSRDRETRVMRALLLLSPSGFGLEILGDFEMPLTLLSFDAKGLQIRDRAGAFPRPLAALIARDIFLTYYAGGVPLKAAFASRDLRNIRIQLNANPRLIEKSIDFSGGNRMRIELALDNGQINNVTLSSTTPSYQLRIRCLRQLSPRLDEME, encoded by the coding sequence ATGAGACCGTCTCGTGCTCTCCTCCGCGTCACCTGTCTGTTGTATTTGACCGTCCAGTTGGGTTGTGTGGGCTCTCAGCCCCGGTTACAGATGCCCGAGCGCTTCCAGCTGGGAGTATACCAGATTATTTCCTTTTCCCGAGACCGGGAGACGCGGGTCATGCGCGCGCTTCTCCTGCTGAGCCCGTCCGGTTTCGGTCTCGAAATTTTGGGAGATTTCGAGATGCCGTTGACGCTGCTGAGTTTTGATGCTAAAGGCCTTCAAATTCGGGATCGCGCGGGCGCGTTTCCAAGGCCCCTGGCCGCATTGATCGCTCGGGATATTTTTTTGACGTATTATGCAGGAGGTGTTCCACTAAAGGCTGCGTTCGCTTCTCGTGACTTGCGTAATATACGGATTCAGTTGAACGCGAATCCTCGATTGATTGAGAAGTCCATCGACTTCAGCGGCGGGAACCGCATGCGGATCGAGTTGGCGCTCGACAACGGTCAAATCAACAATGTCACTTTGTCGAGCACTACGCCGAGTTACCAACTTCGCATCCGCTGCCTCAGACAATTGTCTCCACGACTCGATGAAATGGAATAG
- the mce gene encoding methylmalonyl-CoA epimerase — translation MKIKHIDHIGIAIKNMEDGKRFYSDILGLNLTQIETVEEQKVNVGFLPITDSEIELLESTTPDGPVAKFIERSGEGIQHIAFRVENLEEALAELKEKGVRLIDQEPRKGAGGARIAFIHPKETRGVLVELCERA, via the coding sequence ATGAAGATCAAACACATCGATCACATTGGAATAGCGATCAAGAACATGGAAGACGGCAAGAGATTTTATTCGGACATCCTGGGTCTGAATTTGACGCAAATCGAAACCGTGGAAGAACAGAAGGTGAATGTGGGCTTTCTGCCCATAACGGACAGCGAAATCGAATTGCTTGAATCCACCACCCCTGACGGACCGGTCGCCAAATTCATCGAGCGAAGCGGTGAAGGGATCCAACACATTGCGTTCCGCGTTGAAAACCTCGAAGAAGCTCTCGCCGAGTTGAAAGAAAAAGGAGTCCGCCTGATTGATCAGGAACCACGCAAAGGCGCAGGCGGGGCGCGCATTGCTTTCATCCATCCGAAGGAAACCAGGGGAGTGTTAGTGGAGTTATGTGAGAGGGCCTAG